One Fontisphaera persica DNA window includes the following coding sequences:
- a CDS encoding helix-turn-helix domain-containing protein, whose amino-acid sequence MSCCTSSGGGAAAARPICYPPGVHTTYFELYRMRTHRHWLRQKLVAFAKTHGIKAAVREFGCSRNTVRKWLRRHVPGKPSSLQEHSRRPRRSPRRIPSGLEGQIVKLRHQTGFGAERLQRESPSPAATTPSPASSANTISSAHAKRNPPPKNSSAPSNGTGHSSPNSPPIPSIYRTFPITGPK is encoded by the coding sequence ATGAGCTGCTGCACCTCCTCCGGAGGAGGTGCAGCAGCGGCGCGCCCCATCTGCTATCCTCCCGGCGTGCACACCACCTACTTTGAATTGTACCGTATGCGCACCCACCGCCATTGGTTGCGACAAAAACTCGTCGCCTTCGCCAAAACCCACGGCATCAAAGCCGCCGTCCGCGAGTTCGGCTGTTCCCGCAACACCGTCCGTAAATGGCTCCGACGCCACGTGCCCGGCAAGCCCTCCTCCCTCCAAGAACACAGCCGCCGCCCACGACGCTCCCCCCGCCGTATCCCCTCCGGCCTCGAAGGCCAAATCGTCAAACTCCGCCACCAAACCGGCTTCGGCGCCGAACGCCTCCAGCGCGAATCGCCCTCCCCTGCAGCCACAACGCCATCGCCCGCGTCCTCCGCCAACACCATCTCCTCCGCCCACGCAAAAAGAAACCCGCCACCAAAAAACTCCTCCGCGCCCTCAAACGGAACTGGCCACTCTTCTCCCAACTCTCCGCCGATACCAAGTATTTACAGGACATTCCCCATTACTGGCCCCAAATGA
- the metH gene encoding methionine synthase, translated as MSGAFAGNTARGQALAELLRQRIVIIDGAMGTMIQMRKLEEAVFRGSRFASWPRSLKGLNDLLNLTAPDVVESIHAAYLEAGADIIETNTFNAQAISLADYDLQAFAYEMNVAGAQCARRAADAFMQHHPGRQCWVAGALGPTTRTASLGTDVHNAASRSVTYDELVAAYHEQARGLMDGGVDIFLVETIFDTLNAKAAFFALQKLFDERGISLPLMASVTFIQAGSNRGVTGQTVGAFWTSIAHVPLLSVGMNCALGPREMRPLIEELAQIAPVFVSAYPNAGLPNPLLPTGFPETPETLAPQLAEWARNGWLNLVGGCCGTTPDHIRAIAEVMRDIPPRQPPPADTHLHLSGLDELVVRPESNFINIGERTNVTGSPKFAKLIRENQFEEAVNIARQQVENGAQMIDVNMDEGLLDAERAMTHFLHLIATEPEVARVPVMLDSSKWSVIEAGLKCLQGKGVVNSISLKEGEEKFLEQARLMRRYGAAVVVMAFDEQGQADSYERKIAVCARAYRLLTEKAHFPPQDIIFDPNVLTVGTGMEEHANYGVAFIEAVRWIKQNLPLAKTSGGISNVSFSFRGQNVVREAMHSAFLYHAVRAGLDMGIVNAGMLAVYENIPAELRERVEDVLLNRRPDATERLIAYAAQMRPQQAQQVEAEAAWRQAPVEERLKHALIHGITDYIETDVEEARQKLGQPLAVIEGPLMDGMNVVGDLFGSGRMFLPQVVKSARVMKKAVAYLQPFMEAEKASGAGRPQGKVLLATVKGDVHDIGKNIVGVVLACNHYEVIDLGVMTPCEKILEVAAREKVDAIGLSGLITPSLDEMVHVAREMERTGLELPLLIGGATTSKAHTAVKIAPVYHGAVVHVLDASRAVPVLGSLLNPEQRETFLKNLRMDYDRLRQEHGAHQARLVPLTEARRRRPRFDWESVDIPIPAFLGVRQLAPDSGDLRITVADLVPYVDWSPFFHAWELRGRFPAILDDASVGPRARELYADAQAMLEKIIHEHWLQPRGVYGFFPANSVGDDVEVYSPDEAQRVIARFHFLRQQMEKPASQFNHCLADYIAPRESGRRDYLGAFAVTAGHEVHSRVQAFKAAHDDYNAILLEALADRLAEAFAEYLHQKARRDWGYGRDEQLSQEDLIRERYRGIRPAAGYPACPDHSEKWTLWQLLQVEEHTGIRLTESGAMWPASSVSGLYFAHPEAKYFGVGKLDRDQILDYHLRKGMRLQEVEKWLGPYLNYTPSPLPSSPAPTCACGRPH; from the coding sequence ATGAGTGGCGCGTTTGCAGGCAACACAGCGCGAGGACAGGCACTGGCCGAACTGCTACGCCAACGCATCGTCATCATTGACGGGGCGATGGGCACCATGATCCAGATGCGCAAACTGGAGGAGGCGGTTTTTCGCGGTTCCCGGTTCGCCTCCTGGCCCCGCTCCCTGAAGGGATTAAATGACCTGCTGAACCTGACTGCCCCCGACGTGGTGGAATCCATCCACGCAGCCTATCTGGAAGCGGGTGCTGATATCATTGAAACCAATACCTTCAATGCTCAGGCCATTTCCCTGGCGGATTATGACCTGCAGGCGTTTGCCTATGAAATGAATGTGGCAGGCGCTCAATGCGCCCGGCGTGCCGCGGACGCCTTCATGCAACACCATCCCGGCCGGCAATGCTGGGTGGCTGGCGCGCTGGGACCCACCACCCGCACGGCCTCCCTGGGCACAGATGTGCATAATGCCGCCTCTCGCTCCGTCACCTACGATGAATTGGTGGCCGCTTACCACGAACAAGCCCGCGGCCTGATGGACGGAGGCGTTGATATCTTCCTGGTCGAAACGATTTTTGACACCCTGAATGCCAAGGCGGCGTTTTTTGCGCTGCAGAAACTGTTTGATGAACGTGGGATTTCGCTGCCCCTGATGGCATCAGTGACCTTCATTCAAGCGGGCAGCAATCGGGGCGTCACCGGCCAGACGGTGGGCGCTTTCTGGACCTCAATTGCCCATGTGCCCTTGCTGAGCGTGGGCATGAATTGCGCTTTGGGGCCGCGGGAAATGCGGCCACTGATTGAAGAACTGGCCCAAATCGCCCCCGTATTTGTCAGTGCCTACCCCAATGCAGGCCTGCCCAATCCCCTGCTCCCCACCGGTTTTCCGGAAACACCGGAAACATTGGCCCCACAACTGGCTGAATGGGCTCGCAACGGCTGGTTGAACCTGGTGGGCGGCTGTTGCGGTACCACTCCCGACCACATCCGCGCCATTGCTGAAGTCATGCGGGACATTCCGCCCCGCCAGCCGCCGCCAGCGGACACGCACTTGCACTTGAGTGGTTTGGACGAGTTGGTGGTCCGCCCGGAAAGCAACTTCATCAACATTGGCGAACGCACCAATGTCACCGGCTCCCCCAAATTTGCGAAGCTCATTCGGGAAAACCAATTTGAAGAGGCCGTCAACATCGCTCGCCAGCAGGTGGAAAATGGCGCGCAGATGATTGATGTCAACATGGATGAAGGGCTGTTGGATGCCGAGCGAGCCATGACCCACTTCCTGCACCTGATTGCCACCGAACCGGAAGTGGCGCGGGTGCCGGTCATGCTGGACAGCTCCAAGTGGAGCGTCATTGAAGCCGGCTTGAAATGTCTGCAAGGCAAAGGCGTGGTCAATTCCATCAGCCTCAAGGAGGGCGAGGAGAAATTTTTGGAGCAGGCCCGGCTGATGCGCCGTTATGGTGCGGCGGTAGTGGTGATGGCCTTTGATGAGCAGGGCCAGGCGGACTCTTACGAGCGTAAAATCGCGGTCTGTGCCCGCGCCTACCGCCTGCTCACGGAAAAGGCCCATTTCCCCCCTCAAGACATTATTTTTGATCCCAACGTCCTGACGGTTGGCACCGGCATGGAAGAACATGCCAACTACGGCGTCGCCTTCATCGAGGCGGTGCGTTGGATCAAGCAGAACCTTCCCCTGGCCAAAACCAGCGGTGGCATCAGCAACGTTTCTTTCAGTTTTCGCGGCCAAAACGTCGTGCGCGAAGCCATGCATTCGGCCTTTTTGTATCATGCCGTGCGCGCCGGGCTGGACATGGGCATAGTCAACGCCGGTATGCTGGCCGTGTATGAGAACATTCCAGCCGAATTGCGCGAGCGGGTGGAAGACGTGCTTCTCAATCGCCGCCCGGACGCCACGGAGCGATTGATTGCCTACGCCGCCCAAATGCGGCCCCAGCAGGCCCAGCAGGTCGAAGCAGAAGCGGCCTGGCGTCAGGCCCCCGTGGAAGAACGCTTGAAGCACGCCCTGATTCACGGCATCACGGATTACATCGAAACCGATGTTGAGGAAGCTCGTCAGAAGCTCGGACAACCGCTGGCGGTGATTGAAGGCCCCTTGATGGACGGCATGAACGTGGTGGGGGATTTGTTCGGCAGCGGACGCATGTTTTTGCCTCAGGTGGTCAAAAGCGCGCGTGTGATGAAAAAGGCCGTGGCTTATCTGCAACCCTTCATGGAAGCGGAAAAAGCCTCAGGCGCGGGGCGGCCTCAAGGCAAGGTGTTGCTGGCCACTGTCAAAGGGGATGTGCATGACATCGGCAAAAACATCGTGGGTGTCGTGCTGGCCTGCAACCATTACGAAGTGATTGATTTGGGGGTCATGACGCCCTGCGAGAAGATTCTCGAAGTGGCGGCCCGGGAAAAAGTGGATGCCATCGGGCTCAGCGGCCTCATCACCCCCTCACTGGATGAAATGGTGCATGTGGCACGGGAGATGGAACGCACTGGCCTGGAGTTGCCCCTGCTCATCGGCGGCGCCACCACCAGCAAAGCCCATACGGCCGTGAAAATTGCCCCCGTGTACCACGGCGCAGTGGTGCATGTTTTGGACGCCTCCCGGGCCGTTCCCGTGCTGGGCAGTTTGTTAAATCCTGAGCAGCGGGAAACATTCCTCAAAAACCTACGGATGGATTACGACCGGCTGCGCCAGGAGCATGGTGCGCATCAGGCCCGGCTGGTGCCGCTGACGGAAGCCCGGCGGCGCCGGCCAAGATTTGACTGGGAGTCCGTGGACATTCCCATCCCAGCTTTTTTGGGCGTGCGCCAATTGGCGCCGGACAGCGGAGACCTGCGCATCACCGTCGCGGACTTGGTGCCATACGTGGATTGGTCGCCCTTTTTCCATGCCTGGGAGCTGCGCGGTCGTTTCCCGGCCATTTTGGATGATGCGTCGGTGGGGCCACGGGCACGCGAGCTGTATGCGGATGCCCAGGCGATGCTGGAAAAAATCATCCATGAGCACTGGCTGCAACCTCGCGGCGTTTACGGCTTTTTCCCCGCCAACAGCGTGGGTGATGACGTGGAGGTGTACTCGCCGGACGAAGCGCAGCGGGTCATCGCCCGCTTCCATTTTCTGCGCCAACAAATGGAAAAACCGGCTTCCCAATTCAACCATTGTTTGGCGGACTATATTGCGCCGCGTGAAAGCGGGCGCCGTGATTATTTGGGCGCCTTTGCGGTAACCGCCGGCCACGAGGTGCACTCCCGCGTGCAGGCGTTCAAGGCCGCGCATGATGACTACAATGCCATTTTGCTGGAGGCCCTGGCCGACCGTCTGGCTGAGGCGTTTGCCGAATATCTTCATCAGAAAGCCCGGCGTGATTGGGGGTACGGGCGTGACGAACAACTATCGCAGGAAGATTTAATCCGCGAGCGCTATCGCGGCATTCGCCCGGCTGCCGGTTATCCTGCCTGTCCGGACCACAGCGAAAAATGGACGCTCTGGCAGTTATTGCAGGTGGAAGAACACACTGGCATACGTCTGACAGAGAGCGGCGCCATGTGGCCTGCCAGCAGTGTCAGCGGGCTGTACTTTGCCCATCCCGAAGCCAAATATTTTGGCGTGGGCAAGCTGGACCGTGACCAGATTTTGGATTATCACCTGCGCAAAGGCATGCGGCTTCAGGAAGTCGAGAAATGGCTGGGGCCTTACTTGAATTATACTCCATCCCCGCTGCCATCCTCCCCTGCCCCAACCTGCGCCTGTGGCAGGCCACATTAA
- a CDS encoding putative ABC transporter permease subunit, with protein sequence MNQVPISAMGVPWQWGRGNGRPPAPFWKLLEVNLVQGWRRLAAIGRQSKLLTTLILGFVAGYLGLAFWLFYRGLKFANQFPGLGALLVERLWYLLFAFLFILLLFSNLVISYTNLFKNRETSFLLTLPLTPQQIFQWKFVESVTLASWAFVFLVAPMVAAFGITRGVAWHFYPASVLMMALLIVLPGIAGAWLAIGLAQYLERRTFQLLIMGGAVVLLTAAYFYLKPEPLPQEASDSRVLVVLDRMLSRTRFAELFFLPSYWISNGVLNWADGALAASLFFALVLLSHVLFWTLLTFAQVGRPLYNAASAVQSRGSVFGQWQWFRKWSRRRYQLHWHAGFLERFFSFWRFLPADVRAMVVKDLRMFWRDTTQWGQTIMLFGLLGVYVVNLRHFTSQLSNPFWVHLVSYLNLGACALNLATLTTRFVFPQFSLEGKRMWIVGMAPMGLLKVLQVKFWMAAIGSWGLTLGLMALSCHMLNLPWERTLHFYGIVTIMTFVLNSLAVGLGALFPNFKEDHPGKIVNGFGGTLCLVLSFVYILLSVVLLAAGSPWAPANMSVAWLQGWSWAGFTVISVLLGWLPLGLARKRLLTFEL encoded by the coding sequence ATGAATCAAGTACCGATATCGGCCATGGGGGTGCCTTGGCAGTGGGGTCGTGGTAATGGCAGGCCTCCGGCGCCTTTTTGGAAACTGTTGGAGGTTAATCTGGTTCAGGGATGGCGAAGACTGGCGGCGATTGGCCGGCAATCCAAACTGCTCACGACCCTCATTCTGGGATTTGTGGCGGGATACCTGGGCCTGGCATTCTGGCTTTTTTATCGCGGCCTGAAATTTGCCAATCAATTTCCCGGGTTGGGGGCCTTGTTGGTGGAGCGGTTGTGGTATCTTCTCTTCGCTTTTCTCTTTATTTTGCTTTTGTTCAGCAATCTGGTCATCAGTTACACCAATTTATTTAAAAACCGCGAGACCTCATTTCTTCTGACCCTGCCGCTGACGCCTCAACAAATATTCCAATGGAAATTCGTGGAATCGGTGACATTGGCATCCTGGGCTTTTGTGTTTCTCGTGGCGCCGATGGTGGCGGCTTTCGGCATCACACGGGGTGTGGCCTGGCACTTCTACCCGGCCTCGGTGTTGATGATGGCCCTGCTGATTGTCCTGCCGGGAATTGCCGGCGCCTGGCTGGCAATTGGCCTGGCGCAATATCTGGAACGCCGCACTTTTCAACTGCTTATCATGGGCGGCGCAGTCGTTTTGCTCACCGCGGCTTATTTTTACCTCAAGCCCGAGCCTTTGCCTCAGGAGGCTTCTGACAGCCGTGTGCTGGTGGTATTGGACCGGATGTTGTCACGCACCCGTTTTGCAGAGTTGTTTTTCCTGCCCAGTTACTGGATTTCCAACGGGGTGTTGAACTGGGCGGATGGAGCACTGGCAGCGTCTTTGTTTTTTGCGCTGGTTTTGCTCAGTCATGTCTTGTTTTGGACGCTGTTGACCTTCGCCCAGGTGGGGCGTCCGCTCTATAATGCCGCCAGTGCCGTGCAAAGCCGGGGAAGTGTGTTTGGACAATGGCAGTGGTTTAGAAAATGGTCGCGCCGCCGGTATCAACTGCATTGGCACGCCGGCTTTTTGGAGCGATTTTTCAGCTTTTGGCGTTTCTTGCCGGCTGATGTCCGCGCGATGGTGGTCAAGGATTTGCGCATGTTCTGGCGAGATACCACGCAATGGGGGCAAACCATCATGTTATTTGGCCTGCTCGGGGTGTACGTGGTGAACTTGCGCCATTTCACCAGCCAGTTAAGCAACCCGTTTTGGGTGCATTTGGTTTCTTATCTGAATCTGGGAGCCTGTGCCCTCAATCTGGCCACGCTGACCACCCGCTTCGTTTTTCCGCAATTTTCCTTGGAGGGCAAACGCATGTGGATTGTAGGTATGGCCCCCATGGGCTTGCTGAAGGTGCTTCAGGTCAAGTTTTGGATGGCGGCCATAGGGTCATGGGGGTTGACACTGGGATTGATGGCATTGTCATGTCACATGTTGAATTTACCATGGGAACGCACCCTGCACTTTTATGGCATCGTGACCATTATGACGTTTGTCCTCAACAGTCTGGCGGTCGGATTGGGGGCCCTCTTTCCTAATTTCAAGGAAGATCATCCGGGCAAAATCGTGAATGGCTTTGGCGGCACGTTGTGTCTGGTGTTGAGCTTTGTGTATATCTTGTTGTCGGTGGTGCTGCTGGCGGCGGGTTCTCCGTGGGCGCCGGCCAACATGAGTGTTGCCTGGTTGCAGGGGTGGAGTTGGGCTGGCTTTACTGTAATTTCCGTTCTTCTGGGCTGGCTGCCCTTGGGGCTGGCCCGCAAACGACTGCTCACCTTTGAACTCTAA
- a CDS encoding esterase, with protein MGKTSLYQCLSVMGLLMVSLAGGLAAEPAATNPPPRRFPMAVRSPEIQPDRTVTFRLAAPRATEVSVSGQWANGRAAMQRGSNGVWSVTVGPLEPGIYEYSFSVDGLTMIDPGNPSIKPMREPRTSILHLPGNPPQVFDFQPVPHGTVRHHTYFSRPLGRQRELVVYTPPDYDQSRTKYPVLYLQHGMGDNHATWTVHGKAHWILDNLIAQKRAKPMLIVMMDGHAAISMSGGLTNNTVMFERDLLEEVVPFVEANYRVRKEAASRALVGLSMGGGQALMIGLNHLDIFGWVGGFSSATPSREAIKSALEKPEVTNRRLKLLWIACGRSDFLIKLNQDFVSMLESQGIRHDWVLTEGGHTWPVWRTYLAELAPRLFR; from the coding sequence ATGGGCAAAACTTCCCTCTATCAATGCTTGTCGGTCATGGGGCTGCTTATGGTTTCCCTCGCCGGAGGGTTGGCCGCCGAACCCGCCGCCACCAATCCACCACCGCGACGTTTTCCCATGGCGGTGCGGTCACCCGAGATACAACCGGACCGGACTGTAACGTTTCGCCTTGCCGCGCCTCGTGCCACCGAAGTCTCCGTCAGCGGGCAATGGGCCAATGGCCGGGCGGCCATGCAACGGGGCAGCAATGGAGTTTGGAGCGTCACCGTTGGCCCGTTGGAGCCGGGCATTTACGAGTACAGCTTTTCGGTGGATGGACTGACAATGATTGACCCGGGCAACCCCTCCATTAAACCCATGCGCGAGCCGCGCACGAGCATCCTTCATCTTCCCGGCAATCCGCCGCAAGTATTCGATTTTCAACCAGTGCCGCATGGCACTGTCCGGCACCATACGTATTTTTCCAGGCCTTTGGGACGCCAGCGCGAGTTGGTGGTGTACACCCCGCCGGATTACGATCAAAGCCGTACCAAATACCCAGTGTTGTACCTTCAACATGGGATGGGAGACAATCACGCCACCTGGACCGTCCATGGCAAAGCCCATTGGATTCTCGACAATCTAATCGCCCAAAAACGCGCCAAACCCATGCTCATCGTGATGATGGACGGACACGCAGCCATTTCCATGAGCGGCGGTTTGACGAACAACACAGTTATGTTTGAGCGGGATTTATTGGAGGAGGTTGTGCCGTTCGTGGAAGCTAATTACCGCGTGCGCAAGGAAGCGGCCAGTCGCGCTTTGGTGGGTCTCAGCATGGGAGGCGGCCAGGCCCTGATGATTGGTTTGAATCACCTGGATATTTTCGGGTGGGTGGGAGGTTTCAGTTCGGCCACTCCTTCGCGCGAGGCCATCAAAAGCGCTCTGGAGAAACCAGAGGTTACCAATCGCCGGTTGAAATTGCTGTGGATTGCTTGTGGCCGCAGCGATTTTCTCATCAAACTCAATCAAGATTTTGTTTCCATGTTGGAATCGCAAGGCATCCGCCACGATTGGGTGTTGACCGAGGGCGGCCATACCTGGCCGGTCTGGCGCACCTACCTGGCTGAGCTGGCGCCACGGCTCTTCCGTTAA
- a CDS encoding DsrE family protein, protein MLHGKKLGILISTHPNQPGFHHGLGVAEAALAEGVDVYLYCIDDAVKGVGDARLQALKQKGVKLYACAYGAQRRNLPLSDLAIFAGLTVVSDLMAGTDRFISFN, encoded by the coding sequence ATGTTGCATGGAAAAAAACTCGGGATTCTGATTTCGACCCACCCCAACCAGCCTGGTTTTCATCATGGTTTGGGTGTGGCAGAAGCCGCGTTGGCTGAAGGAGTGGATGTCTATTTGTATTGCATTGACGACGCTGTCAAGGGCGTGGGCGATGCCCGGCTGCAAGCGCTGAAACAAAAGGGGGTCAAGTTGTATGCTTGCGCCTACGGTGCGCAACGAAGAAACCTCCCTTTGAGTGATTTGGCCATTTTTGCCGGGCTGACGGTGGTTAGCGATTTGATGGCCGGCACAGACCGTTTTATCAGTTTCAATTAA
- a CDS encoding PQQ-binding-like beta-propeller repeat protein, giving the protein MKRIHGWLIIALVWLAACGPKPLAQDWPAWGGPQPGRNMYSPAKNLPATFDPGKFKPGSEEVDMTTTKNVRWVVRLGSQAYGNPVVAGGKIFVGTNNEFPRNPAHQGDRSVLLALEEKTGAFLWQLIIPKLEAGKVSDWEGLGLLSSPSVESNRIYLVTTRCEVMCLTTEGLHAGNTGPFTNEAQYFVGPGRPPVMPGPQDADIVWVYDMRDELGVFPHNAANCSVLLLGDYLYVCTSNAKDWNKLFVVSPKSPSLIVLDKRTGRLVAEDREGIGYRLYHSQWSSPSAGLVAGQWQVFFAAGDGFLYGFDARPVKDNPGYRLNKLWAVDGNLPEYKERDGQPVKYPDPEGPSEFCATPVFHNGRVYVATGQDPENGEGVGRLICVDAQTGKLAWDFKEIQRSLSTVSIDPGTGLLFIADFSGFLYCLESATGKPVWKHDMKAHVWGSTLVADGKVYLGDEDGDFIIMAAAREKKVLHETNLQAPIYSTPIVANGVLYIGSQTHLYAIQAPPSSPAGSSSTKPSE; this is encoded by the coding sequence ATGAAGCGCATCCACGGATGGCTGATTATTGCACTGGTCTGGCTGGCCGCCTGTGGTCCCAAACCACTGGCGCAGGACTGGCCTGCTTGGGGAGGCCCCCAGCCGGGCCGCAATATGTACTCCCCCGCCAAGAACCTTCCTGCCACCTTTGACCCCGGAAAATTCAAGCCGGGCAGTGAGGAAGTGGACATGACCACCACCAAAAACGTGCGCTGGGTGGTGCGCCTGGGCAGCCAGGCTTATGGCAATCCAGTGGTTGCCGGCGGTAAAATTTTTGTGGGCACCAATAATGAATTTCCACGCAACCCAGCACACCAAGGAGACCGCAGCGTATTGCTGGCTTTGGAGGAAAAGACCGGGGCCTTCCTGTGGCAATTAATCATTCCTAAGTTGGAGGCGGGCAAAGTCAGCGATTGGGAAGGGTTGGGTCTGCTGTCTTCGCCAAGCGTGGAAAGCAACCGCATTTACCTCGTGACCACCCGTTGCGAGGTGATGTGCCTGACCACCGAGGGGCTGCACGCCGGCAACACCGGCCCTTTCACCAATGAAGCCCAATACTTCGTGGGGCCTGGCCGGCCGCCGGTCATGCCCGGGCCACAGGATGCTGACATTGTGTGGGTATATGACATGCGGGACGAGCTGGGAGTGTTTCCTCATAACGCAGCCAATTGCTCCGTCTTGCTCCTGGGCGACTACCTTTACGTATGCACCTCCAATGCCAAAGACTGGAACAAGCTTTTCGTCGTATCCCCCAAATCTCCCAGTTTAATCGTGCTGGACAAGCGTACCGGCCGCCTTGTGGCCGAGGATCGCGAGGGAATTGGCTACCGTCTCTATCATAGTCAGTGGAGCTCGCCTTCCGCTGGGCTGGTGGCGGGCCAATGGCAGGTTTTCTTTGCGGCGGGAGACGGCTTCCTCTACGGCTTTGACGCTCGGCCGGTAAAAGACAATCCAGGTTACCGGTTGAACAAATTATGGGCGGTGGATGGTAATCTGCCGGAATACAAGGAGCGTGATGGCCAACCCGTTAAATATCCCGATCCGGAAGGTCCCAGCGAGTTTTGCGCCACGCCTGTTTTTCACAACGGCCGAGTGTATGTGGCCACGGGCCAGGATCCCGAAAACGGCGAGGGCGTGGGGAGGCTCATTTGTGTGGATGCCCAGACCGGCAAACTCGCCTGGGACTTCAAGGAAATCCAGCGCAGCTTGTCCACCGTTTCCATTGATCCCGGCACCGGCCTGTTGTTTATCGCCGACTTTTCCGGTTTTCTCTACTGTTTGGAATCGGCCACCGGCAAGCCGGTCTGGAAGCATGACATGAAAGCCCATGTATGGGGTTCAACCTTGGTGGCGGATGGCAAGGTGTATTTGGGGGATGAAGACGGCGACTTCATCATCATGGCGGCGGCCCGTGAGAAAAAAGTGCTTCACGAAACCAACCTGCAAGCCCCCATCTACTCGACACCCATTGTGGCCAACGGCGTGCTTTACATCGGCAGCCAGACTCATCTATACGCTATCCAGGCACCGCCTTCCTCCCCAGCCGGTTCTTCCAGCACAAAACCGTCGGAATAA
- a CDS encoding SDR family NAD(P)-dependent oxidoreductase: MKTSALPTGTALITGASSGIGAEFARQLARRGQRLVLVARRAERLEALARELKQVHGVTIECLSADLAETSGQELVAQRLQGTPPVEWLINNAGFGSGGLYHETKAPKQMAMIEVHVKATARLIRAVLPAMVQRRQGVIINVASIAAFAMVPTSAMYSSTKLWMVGFTKALAAELEGTGVHIQALCPGFTHTEFHDTEEYRHFNRQVVPSFCWMTAAEVVRQSLHAVERGSGVFIPGWFNRLMVLGMKMPGVQSLGKWYARRRWHGSPSSP; this comes from the coding sequence ATGAAAACCAGCGCCCTTCCCACCGGCACAGCGTTAATAACCGGAGCCTCCAGCGGCATTGGGGCGGAGTTTGCCCGCCAACTGGCGAGGCGTGGGCAGCGGCTGGTGTTGGTGGCAAGAAGGGCCGAGCGTCTGGAAGCTTTGGCGCGAGAGTTAAAGCAAGTACATGGGGTGACAATAGAGTGTCTGTCGGCGGATTTGGCTGAGACCAGCGGCCAGGAGCTTGTGGCCCAGCGGCTGCAGGGCACGCCTCCGGTGGAGTGGTTAATCAATAATGCGGGCTTTGGTTCTGGTGGACTTTACCATGAAACCAAAGCGCCCAAGCAAATGGCCATGATTGAAGTGCATGTCAAAGCCACGGCCCGCTTAATCCGGGCTGTGCTGCCCGCCATGGTGCAGCGCCGTCAGGGGGTAATCATCAATGTGGCCTCCATTGCCGCTTTCGCCATGGTGCCCACCAGCGCCATGTACAGCTCGACAAAGTTGTGGATGGTGGGATTCACCAAGGCCCTTGCCGCCGAGTTGGAGGGCACGGGGGTGCATATTCAAGCTCTTTGCCCGGGATTTACCCACACGGAGTTTCATGACACGGAGGAGTATCGTCATTTCAACCGCCAGGTGGTGCCCTCGTTCTGTTGGATGACAGCGGCGGAGGTGGTGCGTCAATCCTTGCACGCCGTGGAACGCGGCTCGGGCGTCTTCATCCCCGGTTGGTTTAACCGCCTTATGGTTTTGGGCATGAAAATGCCGGGTGTGCAAAGCCTGGGGAAATGGTATGCTCGACGCCGTTGGCACGGTTCGCCCTCCAGCCCTTAA